Below is a genomic region from Zea mays cultivar B73 chromosome 9, Zm-B73-REFERENCE-NAM-5.0, whole genome shotgun sequence.
CCTATATGGGCAAAAGTGTGATgtttacacggaccacaagagtctcaagtatatattcacccagtcagagttaaatatggggCAGCGGAGAAGGCTGGAGTTGATCAAAtattatgagctggagatacattatcacccaggcaaagttaATGTGGTTGCAAATGCTTCGAGCCGAAAAAGCCAAGTCAACATGATGACCGCTCATCCGATGCcatatgagctagcgaaggaattcgacaggttgaatctcggatttctaaacaacactcaaggagtgacagttgagctagagcccactctagagcaagatatcaAGGATGGGCAGAAAAATGATGAAAAGCGGCAACTGATTTTAGATGGGAAAGTCAAGGATTTCCGGGAAAACGCGGAAGGCATAGTATGTTTTAAAGATAGACTATGTGTTCCTGACATCAAATCGAtttgggagttgattctcaaagaagctcataagacagcttattctatacaccctggcaacgagaagatgtaccaagacttaaaaaagattctggtggtacggcatGAAAAGCGAGATCGCAGAGTATGTTGCCatatgtgatagttgtcagagaatcaaggcagagcatcagaggcccgcatATTTGTTGCAGcctttgcagattcctcagtggaagtgggatgagattgggatggacttcatAGTTGGTTTGCCTCGCGCTCAAGCCGGTTATGACTCTATTTGGTTagtagtgcagtgttggcagagctATACATGTCCTTGATTGTATGCTTGCATAGTGTTCCTAAGAAGACAATGTCTGATCGAGGAACCCAattcacttctcatttttggcagcaattacatgaagccttgggcacacacttgaagttcagttcagcttatcacccgctgaTAGATGGttagactgagagaaccaaccagatccttgaagacatgttgagagcttgtgctttgcaagacaagttaggttgggacaaaaggctaccttatgcagaattctcctacaacaacagttaccaggctagtTTGAAGTTCTCACCGTTTCAAGCACTATACGGAAGGAATTGTCGAACTCTGTTGCACTAAGACCAACCCGGTGAAAGGCAAGTGTTCGGTGCAGACATTTtgtttgaagccgaagagaatatcagaaaGGTTCGAGAGAATCCGAAGACAACACTGTCCAGGCAGCGAAGTTACGCCGACATtcaaagaagagagctgagtttcgaaatgAGATATTATGTTTacctgaaggtgtcacccatcaaaGGAATCAAAATGTTCAGAGTtaagggcaagctagcacctccatACATCGGGCCATACTAGATtcaggcaagacgtggagaagtagcATATCAACTCAGCCTACCAGAAAGTCTGTCAGTCGTGCACGatatgttccatgtgtctcagctgaagaagggCATAGGCATGGCATGAGGCTATCTGTACCCGAGCTTTCAGGCAACGTGATTATTGGTATGGAGGCCCCAtcccatatatttatatatgtatatatattataTTAATGCGTGTATGAAATTATATGCATATTATTAAATATTCAATAAAAAAATTCTATTTAATGCTTCAAAGTTTATAAAATGACAAATGTAAAATATAGCCATAAACACTTGTCTTGATATCACACTAAAAATATCTTCTAATattttgtgatacaaagtcaTAGATTACACGTTGAGAGAAAATCTCATCAAATAACTTCTTCTTAATGCATAGAATTGCCAAATTATTTAACTTCTCTTGAGTCATTATTGACCTTAAAtaatttcttaataatttcaattTTAAAAAGCCTCTCTAAAGTCTCAGCAGATAAAACTATCATAATATAATAAATAATATTTAATAAGCAATTGAGATATTATAATAACAATTTAAATTCTATGGTGGTTCATGGCACAACGTGTCATCTTGCTAGCTCCGCCACTAAGCAGCCGACAAGACTTTTTCTGCATGTCGCGCTGCCACTCCGGTCTGCCTGCCAAGTTAATTTAATGTGTTTAAGTTGAATTATGGTAAAAGAGTTAGAGGATAAAATATCATTTTAGATCACAAATAAATTGAAATAAGTTAATATTAGGTAGCTTATTTCGGGTTATTTATAATCACAAACCGTGTGTTTGGTTTCCTGCGTTTGCCGAGCTCTTGGAGCCGCGGATTCTTAAAGCATATCTTGTTTATTTTCCTGCATAACGTAATCAGGCTCCACACATGCAAAAATAGTTTCTCAGCCAGGCTCGTCAGACACGCGCGAGAGGAAGACACGCGCGAGAGGAGCGTAGCTGGTGGAGCAGGCCGCGTGCATACAGACCCAGCAGGCCACTACATAGATCCTTAGTCTGGCACGCATTCCTAGAGCactttttattttgttttccattgTATATTTTAATTGAAATATTTAATCACTAAATCAATTTTAGATCTGTGTTCTTGATATTTTTACGAACAAAACTAGATTACACTTGCTATGTAAATTTTaaagatttatttatttatttattttatctcaTCTTTATTTTGGTGCGGATAACCAAACAAATGATACACTTAGTCTGAATGCATTAATACAAACAACCAAACAAAAGTCTGTTGCATGATTCTAGCCTGACCATATGATCCTGTCTCCTCAGCTACTGGCCAAGTCGAACCCGGTTGCCATCATGACGCAACCAATCACATGGAAAGTGATGTTTTACTCTCTGACCCTTTCACCGTAATCTAACTTATATATTCAAGAAGTAAAACAAACATGTCTCTAGGCATTGCTTGTTTTCCTCTAGAATTATATAATCcaacttatagattatataaataCCTAATAATCTAGCTATGAATTATCATAATATAgttatctagattatataatccacctaATAATTTGTATTGTTTGTTTGTCTCTTAACTTATTTAATATGGATTACATAATTTAGAGGTAAACAAACGACTTTATTAATCATGTTTAACCGTTCAGACGGTCTTAACGGTTTCAACAGCCCGAGGGTTTAATTCACCTTAAAAACATGGATAGCCTTTGTTTACCTGACTAAATGACAGTTTAAGGGCGTGTTTAAAAACAAAGTATTTCAAAATGACAGTTTAGGGGCGTGTTTAAAAATAAAGTATTTCAAAATCAAGGTTTTAGAGTACTTTAGTTTTTAAAATGTCATGATATAAATATAGTATTATTTATAACACTCCAAACAATTCTTGTTTGAAGGCAAAGTATCACAAACCATGATATTtagtaaatataaataaatatgacAAGCTATCTTAAACCATGATATTTAATGTATATATACCAAAAGCCAGTCATAGATAAAAAAATTTTAGATTGGAGTGGAGTTTTAAATACTCCAAAAATAAATACCATGGTATCTACTAAACCATAGAACTACTAAATTATAGTATTCAAAAGAGAGCTTTTACAAGGTAGCCAAACACTTGGGAAAAACTATAATATTTTTCAATACCACGACTTTATCTCAAAATTCAAAAAATACTAAAGTATATGGACACGTCTAAATGCAGTTGCAATGACTCTTccgtccattgatcaaaaagagTTTCTATCCCCCACCATTCTTCGTCTTCCAAGCACCTCGCGCTGGCAACCACGTCTCTGGACCTTGTAATTCCCTTTGTGGACATTCAGGGCTTGCACTTGGCTGTCTGAAACCAAGCATGGCTAACGAGTTGTCACCTGAACGAGCTCTTAGAAACCTTGATGTCTTCTTTGGTTGCTTATTGCCTCCTCCGTTGCACTAGATGACTTTCACTATCCAGATTAGATGAAGGTCCAGCGGCGGCCGGTTGGACCTCCATGGAAGATCGATACCTATCCTTGGACAACACCTCAGCTTCTCCTTTCTAAGCAAGATGGTTTGATTGAAGCCTTCTTACAGTGTCCTGAATGTTATCTGCTTGTGCCATGTTCACATCATCCATCAGCAGTGCTTTCTATATCATGAACTTTCTGCTAGTTCCACCTCCATTTTCTTGGAGGCTTTTCTTCTTTGATAAGAAGAATCCCCCATTCCTATTATTTCCATTTTCTTGGAGGTTTTTCAACCGTGTATTTGTATAGTGCGCATCAGCAAGTTCCCTCTGTTTTCGAGAATCAGGCAATAGCCTAACCATCTCAGGAACAAGGTGCGACAGTCCGAACTGCTCGACATATGAAAGATACTCAAAAGCATCTATGGTACCTCGACGGTATTCACCAGCGATCTCTTTGAACGCAGAGTACATGTCCTCGTTCATTCCCAGAGCATAGCGCATCTTTGCAGCATGGATATCCTCGGCAGCAGGAAAAGTTCGAGGACGCTTAGGCGTAAAAACAGGCTGCTTCATCTTGTTACTAGACCCAGTCAAAGGGGGGAACAGTGACTCATCTCCAAGCCTCGGAGCGTCCCTTGCACTCTGATTGAGACTGGATTGCTGCTCTGATAATGAAGGGAATGAGGTTTCAACACTATTGTCAGGAATATCCGGGTCAGAAAGAGGTCGGAAGGACAACTGTTCCAGCACTCGTCCAGTCCTCGAGCCTTCGCCAACTTCAGCTTCCCTAGAACTGGATCCAATACTTAATGACTGAAACGACTCTGAAACATTGTCAAGACGCCCTGCATGGCCATCGGCAGCTGCCCGGTCTTTTTGTGCAGTTGATGGGATATGGCAGTCAGATTTATCATGGAAAGCATTTGCAGATGATGAGATATGACAGTCAGATCGATCATGGAAAGCATTTGCAGACGATGAGATATGACAATCAGATCCATCATGGAAAGCATTACGGCCCCTGCCGCGCCGTTGTTCTTGCTCATTTCTGCGATATATAAAGCTGCTAGGTGTCTGAAAGGGGCAAATTACAAAACTTAGTGTAAATGAGCCAAATAAATTAACCACAAAAATATAGTGAATCTTTTACCAAGAAGTCAAGAACAGATACATTGGATAGAGGAAAACCATGATGGGAAACGAAAATACTAGAACCAAGTTCACACCTCAAGTGCAGCATTCCTCTGAGAACGAGACATCCGCCCACCGTGCTCCATAGCATTATGCTTCTGTTGAAATATACTACTCAATAAGAACCAACAAAAAAACTTGGTACATGTGCTTAATGGCTGATGATTATTAGCAAACCAATAACTTGTTCCAACTTGCCTTCAGCTGCGCTTTACTCAGGAAGACAACAAACTTCTTTTCCAAACATGCTTCATCTTCACATAGGAAATGATCTTCTCTAAAATGCAACTGAATTTAATTGAAAGAGCATATATGAGAATGCAGTCATACCACTTTCCTATAAATAGTTTTAACGCGTATATGTTGGATAAGAGAtagatgcctataaatagatcaaTTTGGTACAACATACCTCAATGTCCTCATAGTTCGCGAAATATTCAACACGACCAGGGTTCTGCCTATAAACAACAATCACAAATTCAACACATCAGATAAATCGCTACATAAGCTTAGCTAAGGACAAAGGTTGTTGTATACCTACCTCTTGCATATGTGGCAAGAATAGTGTTCCCTAGACATATGCATGTAAAGCTCACTATCTCCATAAAATGAACTTCTGCAGAACTCACACATTGGATGCCCAGCAAAACCATTGCGCTCTACCTCAGAGCCATCCACTTCAGAGTCGCCAGTCTTCATATGCTGAGCTAACTGTGACTTCGAATAAAGCTTTTGTTCACAAATGAACACCTTCAAAACACACGAAACCATTTCAATAAATAATCATGAATATAAAAATCGCAAGTGTAATTTAGAGTGTAAATTACATGACCCCGGTTCTacaatgttgactataggacaaCAATGACCAATAAAAAATTAGTGAACACTCGTATGGCCAAGTCACATAATTAGCAACTGATAGCACAATGTCAAGCATGCTAGTTGCAAGCAATAATTAGGTATTCAGCTTAAATAGTTCAAATAGGCTATTCATGTCAATTGCCTGTAGTGGGTTGAGATGCATACTCTGGAAAACATCTTTAAATTAAACCATGTTATATACATAAACGAATAAATTCTGCTCATTATACTAAGCAAAAAAACTACAGGAAGGAAACAACATTTTTCAATTTCAAAATATATTGTACAGTAACATAACAGCTCACTAGGTAAGCTATAGCATAGGTACCAGCGTCATATACTGATAGACAAGACAAACTGCACTGAACTGTACATGCACAATGAAAGGCCTATAAACTAAAAAGAAACCATTATGCATGAAATAGAAACAAAGAAAAATCAGCTCTAGATTATTCAAAACATGTCTAAAGTTTGATGCTAAATTTGACAGCATAATCCATGAAATCAACTATGCACGCAGTATAAATGTCCCTTCAGTTGTTCAATGCTCCTGAACTTGCTTTTGCGCTTTGCTTGAGCAACCTGATCTTCTGCGTTGTCACAAACATTACAGGAAAGTTGACACATGGTCCGTATCATCCGGTAGTGGTCCGCATCATCAAAGTATGCCTTTGTATCTTCATGGTACCAGAAATCCCCAGCTTTGCCCTCATTTACCCCATCAGGTAACACAGAGAAATCAGTGATCACTCTAGTGTATTTACCCATGGCCTGTGAAATGGAAACACAATGTATAATTATATTCACATGGATACTATTCATATGCAATCTTATTGTTTTCAAACACAGAGAAATCAATGGCACCAGGTGCTGGGTCTCTGTGCCGGCCCATAGGCATGCAGTGCAGCTGCAGCACATGGAAGAATCGGACGAACGGCTAACCAACCAATACTAAGAGATGTATCCTGCTAAGCGTAGCGGTAGCCCCATGATGTTGCCAGAGGAAAAGAGAGTCCCAACCAATACCCACACCACATTCTCATTGTGAATGGGCCGGCAGCGGCCAGGCCAGGTAGGGCTTGACTGCCCTGCCGTGGAAACCACCAGGATACACTGCCGGTCTCGTCCCCTAACCCCAGTCCCCCACAGCCCTTATTTCGAACCAATCTGCCAAAGTGGCAATACAACCGAAACCCTAGATGACCCCAAGATCCAATAAACGCACCCACGCCCCGGAGAGATCAAACGCTGGAGGTGCTAACCTTAGTGACAAAGACGAAGGGGCAGACGGTCTTGCAGATGCAACACTTGTTGTCGCCCATCACGAAACGCAGGCGGACGATGCATGTGGAGCACACGTCGCGGTGCCCGCACGACCCATAGGCCACCCACTCCAGCGTATCTGCGCACACCGCACAAAAGTCTTCCATGGCTGGCAGGCAGCGAAGATCGGCCACGGCGGCGGCAAGCAAGACGATGAAAGAGTTAGGACGCGAGAGTCAAAGACAACTCAGGGGATCTATTTATATCAATGATACGGCGTACCTATCTGCGCAGCTCTAATCTCCGAAGTCCGAATATATCTTCAAATCTGGTAAGATAGGGATCGATTCTATCTCGAACAGGGAAATAACGGACAATGGTATTTAAAATAAAGGTATCTAGCACCGTggataaagataaatataaaaaatAGTATGAGCAAGGGACCTTTTGGGATCGGATTCCACTGTTAATTCGAACTCGAGTAGGGGAAGGCGCCGCCGCGGCGCCGGCAGCCGCGCCTGCGCGGGTTTCGGCCGGTACATCGGCGGAGGGGGCACGCGGCCGCCCGGCAGCATGGACGGCGGCGCGTACGGGAACCGGCTTCGCTGCCGCCGCGTACGCCCGGTTCCCCATTACGCGCTttctactctctctctctctcgttcgGTTCTTGGCTGGCTGCTcggggaagggaagggaagggaagggatGGAGAGGGAGGCGACGACGGGTGATGAGTAAAGGAGGTCCCCCATTACTTCTGTTCGAAAGAAATACTAATAAATACCAATAGAATAGCGGACGGATACAGAGTGTCACAAAAAGTACTACTAGTAGCTAGTAGTATACTAGTATATAGCGGCAGCCGGCAGGCAGCCGCACCACCCTACTGCTCCTTCATCAGCACATAGGTGATGTGCGTGTGATTATTGCAAAGTGATTTTTTGTGCATTTTGTGTTACACTTCTTTTTTCTATGCTATTTTTGATAAGGGGAGATTAGGACACACGATGTTGAATACACAGGATTTATCACAGATTGAACTGTCTGAAAATTTATAGACCAATACCTTCATTCAAGTATTTTTTTCCTTTCATCCAAGCACCTTTTGAATGGTGAGACTGTTTTATAtaatttgcaaacatcaaaatcttagtAAGATCAGGCCGTAAAGTACGCATAAAGGTTTTCAGATATAGCTAAAAGTAGCAGTTTTAAATATTTATAATACTTCTTTTTGGGTTATGGTTGTTACTATGTGAAGAATAAAATTATCATGCTTCTCAATATATGCATGATTCTTTTTCTTCGTTTATGGGCTTCAGTACTGATCAAAGCACGGCAAATTGTAACTTATGCTCATAAGTTTGACTCTATTGCTGACTAATGAGTATATGAACATCTTTATTGTCTACCTTTGTTTTTTATAGGTAAAAGTTGGTATAAAATACATAGCATTGTTGCTCCATAGTTACTGGAAAACCATCTATCAAGTTGAACCTCATGTGTAGTCTTGCACAACACTCAATATCTTGTTTGAATAACTGCCTAATGTCTTTCAGACCTTTACATAAAACATACATATAGAAACTTTATGATGAGTACTTTAAGGGGacattgtcggtaccctgaatcaggggtaccctcttctatagTATGAAGATGTTGTACACGTACGACGTTTCCAGGCCACGTGGAGAACGGCACCCGACCCCGCCACATAGGCAGGTccaagggcgccacgtggcaaggaaagatgaTACATCCCAGGATGCATCATTGGGTCTGACCGCAacagaaggacaccggacccctgtacgtacaAATCCGGAGTTCCCAAGAAGGTGTGTCAGGTCCCTCGGGTGGGCCCtaggtccctccgagtaaggtccgggccttgGCAAGATCCCAGGACGAGGACGACCCCGGCATGAGTAAGGGTCCAgtgctggcacgtgtccaggccttgccctacgctccttgctcaggcagagacccgctgctgccatgtggcttgtggcccgtgacataagccaacgggccgggcctgacgtaaggcccctaAAAGCCGCGCAGCCTctccatttattgcggagaggacgcgccgcctgccaccacactgacaggcgacgtgccctctcagcattgaaTGTGTCCTGTCCAATCCGCTGCCACACGGCGTCAGGGTCGTCTAGCAGACGGCGCGCATGTCCAGTCTGTTAGCAAATAGTGCATCCGTGCCATGCGatgcactatgctcatcatcgCTTCTGCAAGAAGCTTCCTCTGCGCGTCAAGGATATGAAGATCTCGGATGGCAGAGCGCAAGAAGACTGCCCCAGCAGCAACATTTGTAGCTCCAAGTGCTATAttcattatgtccctgggcccacatgtcgggctcagtacctttgtgcatgccctccttcagctataaaaggggaggcatgcggcgtCATAAGAcagatccaatcttaggctcactcagtcactcacaagttcatacaagctctcaagcaatacatcacacagtggagtagggtgttacgctccggcggcccgaaccactctaaatccttgtgcgttcttgtgttcatcccatCTTTccgactaacaagcaaaacgcttaggcccctcctcatcttaggatttagggcgggtgcactccgccacccggccgaagatttcctctccgacatttggcgcgccaggtaggggggaggccgcagcccggtagggggctaggcattaggtttttgcttgtttccttgctcaagcatgatggtgcaaatcgttgaacACCGCGCGCGAGACTTCCATGGATTTCCTGGTGGAagaagaagttgtttcttccatGCCACAAGTTTCCAACCGCCCAATGCAGGGCGCCGCTGCT
It encodes:
- the LOC100383358 gene encoding putative RING zinc finger domain superfamily protein, with protein sequence MVSCVLKVFICEQKLYSKSQLAQHMKTGDSEVDGSEVERNGFAGHPMCEFCRSSFYGDSELYMHMSREHYSCHICKRQNPGRVEYFANYEDIELHFREDHFLCEDEACLEKKFVVFLSKAQLKKHNAMEHGGRMSRSQRNAALETPSSFIYRRNEQEQRRGRGRNAFHDGSDCHISSSANAFHDRSDCHISSSANAFHDKSDCHIPSTAQKDRAAADGHAGRLDNVSESFQSLSIGSSSREAEVGEGSRTGRVLEQLSFRPLSDPDIPDNSVETSFPSLSEQQSSLNQSARDAPRLGDESLFPPLTGSSNKMKQPVFTPKRPRTFPAAEDIHAAKMRYALGMNEDMYSAFKEIAGEYRRGTIDAFEYLSYVEQFGLSHLVPEMVRLLPDSRKQRELADAHYTNTRLKNLQENGNNRNGGFFLSKKKSLQENGGGTSRKFMI